The window ttatctgttttggaatttcatataggttaatcactcccaaaggcttaatgaaagtcaactaaagccatgggtggtggtgaggaacgacggtgttgtgctgggagcccactgcaactgcacagcgggactcggggagagctgctctcatgtgtcagctgttctcttcagtctgtggggaaaaaacaacgcaAGGCACGAGGAGATCAGCTGCACatccaaaaaatgcaagtgGGCCTCTCCCAGTGAGGATGCTGCGAAGAATGTGGAGTACCTGCAGGGCAAGGACATCATATTCAACCatactcaacaaaataaaaaggggaattccACCAAGGGTACCTCTGCGCCCCCATCTTTCCCAcccctgactgctgctgagcaaacacagttcTACCAAAATCTCTCACAGTGCCGGACTCAAGATGGGAAgtcctgcagacctgcagtCCTGTCAGTTGTTCGCGGGTACGCCACATCCTATGTACCCAAGGCTGTCAAGCTAGATTTACCTGAACCCCTTACCAGTCTGTATGACAAGAAGGCAAGAGACCTGAACCTGGCTGAATTACAAGAGCGTGCAGAAGGAATATTTGAGGACttgactgtcactgaagaacaggtacatAACATATTCTGTTTACTAATGACTGAAATCTAAGATCTACCATGTTATGTGCACGTGTACTGTGTGTGCGCTATCTTGcaatgtaaatgagaaactgtTTGGATTGCCATGTTTTCAGAGTGATATTGTAGAGGAGGAGACCCAAGCACAGTCCAAGTCCAGAATTTGGTTTGATCAAAGGAGTGGTAGGGTGACAGGATCTACCTTCAGAGCAGCAACAAGAACAGACCTCAGAAAGCCAGCCGTGTCTCTCATAAGACAGATATGTGACCCAAAGTCCCATGTTTTCAGCAGTGAGGCTACCAGGTATTCATGGGCAGAGAATTCCAGCCAATGTCAACATGCAGTTGAACATCCTAACATACTCCAAATAGCATCCCAAAAGTTTCTGCCTTGTTGTAAGGTGTCAGCTGATGTTCATCATCCCAAAAGTAATGGGCATATGCATTTGATTACTTATTGTATGAAACATTGTGACATGTGCATCAGCAGACACCTTACAATACAGCTGTATCATGTGGGATGATATATGCCACATCTTCAGGAAGGTACTGACAAGTCaagggtagtgtgtgtgagcattacaACTGCATGTTGAAATCAGCTGGAATTTCCCTGTAAACTAAAATAGGGTGTGCAGTGTGTAATCTCTTCTATGTATGTGTTAACTTACTTACGTACAACATATGGTGTACAAGAAAATTAGTGTGAGGTGAATGAACAGAGAGGGTAAATGCAGTAAGTACTAGgctattctttaaaaagaagtgtAAAACCAAGTACAgcattaaacatttgtaaaggGCAGGGAGGTAGCAATGTGGGGTGGCATTACTATTGTCCAAAACTCATATTTCCATTGTTTCTTCAGATGGGGAtgcaataatgaagaactggCCAGAAAATACTACGAAATGCAGCATCGCCTATCACACACAGACGTCCTGGTGCGACCAGCCGGATTTAGAATTTCACCTCTGCACCCAttttgttgaaaacatgttattgatgatttaactttgagaaatggagccagatattgaaaaatggtCATGAGACATGCATAGGTTGCCAGCCCAGTGAGGACATTcacctttttatcattgttatttaaactaatctctgtcagggtcttcctattaatcttttcccttaacaacacattttcagcccttagagcttggcattcttgctcaagactctggatgcgggtacagcaggtttcagaggtgcatggtggtgttactggttcaggctggacaggatcatcggctgagtcttccaacggatctgtgatggggggctccttcaaaggctctgtgatatggtcttctggggctgcatcagttgatgtcctgatgaaaacacagaagcagcaaaataagctttcatgcatacaatactgatggcagtttgacatgtttacatgtttacagtttgacatgtttaatggaaatcatatgatattagccttcattaaatgactggtgtgacgttattgtttataaccatatcacggcagttaactatttgaaataaaataatctgaataacacaccgatcacaagtagacccaacatgtaatcagacaggagtttgatctacccacctttgacggatggcttctgcagatatctttgcctgctctactttgtgcagtttagcgttctgccttctgttaaaaacctccagtctcgttttatgtctcctcttctctggagatggaaggtaatcgaaaattgaggggataaaatccggactcaacggattatcactctttctccctacaaaataagaaggaatatttcaacacgggtttgtttaccactagcttgctacaagctaacttgctaactggctaggctgcgccagagccacacttgttgagttaaaaagggacatcacagtgtccgttagctataataactgggtgctacttcttaaattaaactaattaaatttaattaaactgaccagaaa of the Eleginops maclovinus isolate JMC-PN-2008 ecotype Puerto Natales chromosome 4, JC_Emac_rtc_rv5, whole genome shotgun sequence genome contains:
- the LOC134862676 gene encoding uncharacterized protein LOC134862676 isoform X2; translated protein: MTTGASVFLPSEYTSHFNSSEIRLYSTKLERLNISDPYNSPGVLFKSITSCSEDDVPDLRYADIHSYLVSFPSVYSGDSLRAYKSLEAYKWCQSGFVNNIQLWSLTSKNFGIITARVNHSQRLNESQLKPWVVVRNDGVVLGAHCNCTAGLGESCSHVSAVLFSLWGKNNARHEEISCTSKKCKWASPSEDAAKNVEYLQGKDIIFNHTQQNKKGNSTKGTSAPPSFPPLTAAEQTQFYQNLSQCRTQDGKSCRPAVLSVVRGYATSYVPKAVKLDLPEPLTSLYDKKARDLNLAELQERAEGIFEDLTVTEEQVHNIFCLLMTEI
- the LOC134862676 gene encoding uncharacterized protein LOC134862676 isoform X1, with the protein product MTTGASVFLPSEYTSHFNSSEIRLYSTKLERLNISDPYNSPGVLFKSITSCSEDDVPDLRYADIHSYLVSFPSVYSGDSLRAYKSLEAYKWCQSGFVNNIQLWSLTSKNFGIITARVNHSQRLNESQLKPWVVVRNDGVVLGAHCNCTAGLGESCSHVSAVLFSLWGKNNARHEEISCTSKKCKWASPSEDAAKNVEYLQGKDIIFNHTQQNKKGNSTKGTSAPPSFPPLTAAEQTQFYQNLSQCRTQDGKSCRPAVLSVVRGYATSYVPKAVKLDLPEPLTSLYDKKARDLNLAELQERAEGIFEDLTVTEEQSDIVEEETQAQSKSRIWFDQRSGRVTGSTFRAATRTDLRKPAVSLIRQICDPKSHVFSSEATRYSWAENSSQCQHAVEHPNILQIASQKFLPCCKVSADVHHPKSNGHMHLITYCMKHCDMCISRHLTIQLYHVG
- the LOC134862676 gene encoding uncharacterized protein LOC134862676 isoform X3; this encodes MTTGASVFLPSEYTSHFNSSEIRLYSTKLERLNISDPYNSPGVLFKSITSCSEDDVPDLRYADIHSYLVSFPSVYSGDSLRAYKSLEAYKWCQSGFVNNIQLWSLTSKNFGIITARVNHSQRLNESQLKPWVVVRNDGVVLGAHCNCTAGLGESCSHVSAVLFSLWGKNNARHEEISCTSKKCKWASPSEDAAKNVEYLQGKDIIFNHTQQNKKGNSTKGTSAPPSFPPLTAAEQTQFYQNLSQCRTQDGKSCRPAVLSVVRGYATSYVPKAVKLDLPEPLTSLYDKKARDLNLAELQERAEGIFEDLTVTEEQMGMQ